tatatatatatacaaaatacacaagttatggtacggagccgttactcagagtttcacgcttgaatgcgatcttcggacgacgatcgagtttgatactatttactatatatatatatatatatatatatatatatatatatatatatatatatatatatatatatatatatatatatatatatatatatatatatatatactggatgcaatattagtagcagagcattattgACTTACTCCGAATAAGGACTTATTATCTATATAGATATCCAGGATACAAGGGGTGATTAAACATTTTCTGCAAAAAAAACATTTACCTAATTATAAAATGATCGATCAAAAATCACATCAGGATGAATATACAACCCGTGAGTTAACTAAATATTTGATAAGCTGAAGTGTTCtgtcattcatttattgacaTCTCCTTATTGGTAGTGACCATTTGGTTACCCGATGTTCCGCTTCTAAAATGATTAGGTCTATTGTCCTCCTTGTTGTCGTTGCTGTGCTTGGAACACGAATAATTGAATATCTGTGAGTATCTATCATTCATGAAGTGAATCACACCTGACATCCGAATAGTGACTGGTTGTGCTGATGGGGTGATTGTACGTCCACTGATTGTAACGTTCATGGCATAGCACAAGCTTGCGTTATATAATGATAACTGTATATATTAACCCTTGATATGCCAAATCATGTTTACTGAATTTGGGTTTAGaaactttgaacaattttcacGTATGCCAGTGTTCTAAAAACTCCATTTCAACAACTATGTCGCCAAGTATTTATAACTTTGAAAACTCACCAGGCTGTACAGTAGTGTGTAAAGCCTTGATATGTCGACTGTATTAGTAGCTGGGGTTAGAGTCCAATGGCTGGACTAGCCTAAATTTACAAACTTAGGTCCATAGTTCAAGAGTATATCAAGTGTCATTATGTTTTAGCAACGAATTACCAGACGCCATTcatattaaattttgaaaagacCACATCACATTTACCACCGGTACTCGTTACAAAATGTAATAGCCCACCCAAGTGTAGTAGtagatatgatatatattatgCACACCACAGACGAAAAGACTGTATTTCAGTGATAATTCCATGAGGGAGGTGAGTGAATTGTCATCAAAAGGGTACAGACATTAAGTCACTGAGCATCaatattatattcaatttgcTGTTTAAAAAAGTCAAATATGACCCTAACAAAACGTTATGACTTAATTTGAATACGTCAGAGGTAGTGTTTAGTTAACTTTACAACATGTCAATTTCTTATCTCAAAAGTGCGTTGATAAAAAGGCTAAGGCTTGATATGAACTCGGGTTGTTGATGTAGAGGATATAGAATTCATTCAAACAATTTCACATATAGTACAAAGGTGTTCTAAGGTATTGTGCAGTACAGTTTACGTAAATTACGTATGACAGAAATTGTGATCCTTCTTTTGCGTGTAAACATAAAGATGAAAATTGAGTTTACGAAAATATGGCGGATAAACGCCATTcttatttttttgcaaaaactttttaaaacttgTGTTTACTGACAATAGCACGGTCATGATCTAATAAACTACGTAGGaaatggttgttgttgttgttgttgttgttgttgttgtcgtcgtcgtcgtcgtcgtcgtcgtcgtcagtGGTATTTCAATTCTCTACAATTACTCAAGCCTCATACCGTAACGCCAGACTTGTCCTTTTTCGTCCACGAACGAGTCCATGCGATATTGTGACTAACGTCTATTTCACTCTTTCACAATCAATTGCTCCTTATTGCAATTAGTTGATGACTTTTCACCATTTTATTTAGGTATCTATTTGGGTACTTCAAGACGATACATAAACACTATCCAGGTCTGTGTAGAACGGTTCCAGGTATAGGTAAGTGTGAAtgttataatatttaaaaaataaaccagCTTTGTAATGTAATATTGGCCCCATCTCTTTCCCCTTTCTGAAGACATTGATTTTCCACTAACTTTAAGTGCGCAATTATAAACGTCATGTAGTTGTTCTCATTCAATTTCAGTTCATGGGTCAGAAGATATTACTGTGACACGTGATGGACTTGCATTCATATCCTCGGTTGGTATTCTATtatttgacctttcacctgaCATATACACCTGTACACATCATACGACCAGTTTTTTCCGAcagtaaatatttattaataattattcAAACAACAATATCGCGTATCGTAACGCTTGCGCTCCAactaataaaaaatacaatttgactTTTAAGTATATCGTCACATTTGGTACATTTTCCTGCTACATTAAAACCACCAAGAATATAACAGTTTGGTGAAATGCACAATGATCACAAAATCAGACAAGGCTTACTGACTGGCATTtcgaaaaaaacaacatattataaCATTCAAGGAATGTCTTGTATCCCCACTAGGGTTTCAGGATAGTAGGCGTCCCTCAAAGCAACCCTCAGATAAAGgggaaaatatttatatttgacttTAACCACCCTGATAAGAATGTTGTAGAAGTGCCTCTTCTGGGAGACTTCGACATTGACAATTTCTATCCGCATGGAATAAGTTTATATGAAGAACCACCTTCAGGTATGCATCACATGTAGTCTCAGATTTTAGCAAAAGTTTGTAGAGTTCCTTGATACATGGATCATTCCAACAGCTGATCTTTAAAGCAGTGTAATTGTTCCATCAGGGAGAATAGTACATGCGTCAAGACacacatattgtatatattgccaTTGTTTACATAGGAACATCCGGGATAGTTGTCCAGCAAGTGAAGCTTTTATTATCCAAGGGTAACACTAGAAAAAGTAATTTCTTGTCAGCATAGAATTTTTTTGCGAGATTCCCCTCCTTTCTTAGTAATCTAATCGGAAATTATAATGACCATAATCTTTTTACAGTCCCATCACATGTATGAATGTTCAATCGAAATATAATGAAAAAGTTGCATTCTAAATTAGGGCGTTTGTGTCACCGGATTGGGATGTTATCACCCTCCTCACGCTAGGTGGGTAAATTATCATTCGATATTACTACGTAAGGGCACATTTTGGAGCAATTTTACAATATACTTCTGGCTTTGATTGTCAAGGGTAAAGCTCATCCCCTTTTTGCGCTGAGATTTGTAATTTAAGATATAACAATGTAGctaaatatattacatttgatCTAGTTAACGTTGTAAATGTTCGTATTTATTTCACAATCATCTTTGTTATATATAGTTGAACTATTTAAAGTAATTCTTTTCAGGTGAAAAACGACTATTTGTTGTGAACCACCACATCAGTGATGAAGATAGAATAGAGATATTTCGCTTCGATGAAAAGAAGAAAGCTCTCAATCACCTTAAGTCGGTCACCGGAGAAAATATCTACAAGTTGTTATATTTTACCTTCTTTTGTTCTAAAACGTTACCATAGTCTTGTAAGAAATCGAATCCTTCAAATGTAAATAATAGAAGGCAAAAACATCACTCAAAATATTTCTCAGCAAACTATGTTCACGTAGACGTAGATCTGACCGGCAGTACATGCCTTCAAATGTGtcgcatatatatatgtgacatATACACTTCTTGGtgtagcttttaattttaattagtcgtttgcataattaatgattcatAGACTTTGAGTAATCCATGAATAATGCGAAACCTTTTAGTCGTTTTCGTGATTACAGATATTTACCAAGTTATATTGTAACTCTGACTTTAATATATTGCGATGGCATCAccatttcatttcacatatggCCTACAAAAGGGATTTTTATGACTTACATATAACtcgctaatttgcataatcaatgataaTTTCATTTGACTTACGTGATTGCCATGGCTTTGTTTATTACAATATATAAGAGAGATTTCCGATTCTATCGAGGGAAGGTGCTGATTTCATTCCTTCACTTTTCAATGCAGTTGCAATTTCATGTACGAAGACAAAAACAAATCAATTTAGAACAACTATGGGAAGCCTTGCCTTTTGTCCTTATGAAAGGCATTAGTTAATGCCagtgtacatcatgtacaccATACGATTACTTTGAAAGCAAATCAGCGTCTAAAGAGAATAACAAGTTGAGCGATTTGGGTATGTGGAAATAGGCTTGGGTAAGGCGACTGGCGTATTgattttgaataaatgttacCATTTGTTATTCTTAAATCATGTTCAATACTTTATAAGAGGTATACCAGATACAAGAGAATTACGACGTGTTTTGAGCAATatcaaaacattacaaagaaaataaaacgAATCAAGAAAAATTCAGCAAGTTACAAATTGTATCCCTACAAACAAACTGACGAAATTCTTGACTTCTTTGATTCTCAGTGTAAACGACATCATAGCAATTGGTCCTGAGTCATTCTATTACACTGTAGATGTATACTTCAACAAAGCAACCTGGACCAGACGTTTAGAAATCACCAGTGGTTTGTCTTTGGGTAAAATTGGATTGTACGATGGCAAAGACACAATAATAGCTTCTGGGTATCGCTATCCGAATGGTATTAATTTATCTGTGGATGGAAAGTAAGTTTTGGTGTCAGAGACTGTAGGTATGTTTGTAGGAAATACCTCAAGAGGTTTAGAATGGTGTTATGTTGGCAATATTTAAGTATTTCATTAaactggccatatggatgagaatttggtatttattttggatttttatttgataaaacagtttcactatgtttttctacttgaaaaaatattgtgaaataacatatgccgagtccatgttcacatctcaataaacggcaaaacattaaacaatgtgtaaaatgtttgttcttgtacgtacaataacaaactttttacactttttgcatctttttgcaatgtattgaattatgaacatggacttggtatatgttctttcgcattattttgtcaagtagaaaaacatggtgaagctgttttatcaaataaaaatccaaaataaataccaaattctcatccatatggccactttaacttaCCGATTGcagttttttaaatttattttgctttGCTGTAAATAGCTTTGGAAcgttcaaatatatatatatatatatatatatatatatacatatatatatatatatatatatatatatatatatatatatatatatatatatatatatatatatatatatatatatacaaatgctGTGTCGTTTGTAATGTTACCGTAATCATTTGGAGAATAATGCAAATGGCGAATAATTGTAATTGTTACATCTGAATCATGGATTGAGTTTTctgatatattaattatacaattaaTTTTGAAGGGTGGAGGATGAATTGTTAAGGCACATAAATAGcacataaatattttaataaaggGATTCTAAATGAACACAGGTACGAATGACCCTGGTCACTCTTCTATATACCAGACCATGTAAGATTACCCCTTACCACTATAACTAAAACAGTCGAATGATATAtatgaaattgtattttttatgcGCAGGTATTTATACATTGCTACATTGGTTCCTGGAGAATTATTAATCTTTGAGAGGAATGACGACAACACTATAGCAGAGGTTAAGGTAGGTCTGAATCCACAATGTTATGTTAAAACAGTTCATGGATAGTATAGTCACTAATTAAATTACATTAATAGTGTTTCAAAAATTCCTACCGCCCTACATTAGTATTTGCTCATCAACATGAACCAAAGTACCCCCCTCACCATAAAAGAGACCACACGTCATAGTGATCggaaaaatgaatatatatatatgacacacGGGGTATGATTATTTGCTGATAAATTGCTCAACGATGACTTTATACCATAGAGTGCGTTGTTCAACATctaaatttgtgaaaaattcTTGTGAATTTCTCTAAACGTTTTTAATCCACAGAGAATCACTCTAGGCACTGGGTTAGATAACATCGAGgtagacaaacaaacaggtgAACTTTGGATTGGTTGCCATCCTATTCTACACCTTCTGTTTGGATATAATAATCCTGGTGGTCAGGTATAgtgtacaattatatttttgCACAAAGTCATatgtttaaaataaatttacaaagttgCAAAAGTTTTGCGTTAAATATTCGTTGACTCATAGATTGGTATCTGCAAATATAGGTATGTGACGACGAAGGGGACATGTGTATATAATCGCAATGTTCGCGAATATTTGCAGAATGacaaatttgctgttttggaatAAAACGAAATCACTTGCAGATTAATGATTGCGATTATACAATTGTATTTCCATCAAAACCGATGAAATCCAATCTTGATTTCCTTCGAACGTATGCAAATATCTTGTATTTGAATTTCGGGCACAGAAAGCTATCTCCGTATATGGAGTATGCATCATCTGTTGGCGTTTCTATCTAGTTGTTTAGTATTGTCGATGCATA
The nucleotide sequence above comes from Glandiceps talaboti chromosome 10, keGlaTala1.1, whole genome shotgun sequence. Encoded proteins:
- the LOC144441341 gene encoding serum paraoxonase/arylesterase 1-like encodes the protein MIRSIVLLVVVAVLGTRIIEYLYLFGYFKTIHKHYPGLCRTVPGIVHGSEDITVTRDGLAFISSGFRIVGVPQSNPQIKGKIFIFDFNHPDKNVVEVPLLGDFDIDNFYPHGISLYEEPPSGEKRLFVVNHHISDEDRIEIFRFDEKKKALNHLKSVTGENIYNVNDIIAIGPESFYYTVDVYFNKATWTRRLEITSGLSLGKIGLYDGKDTIIASGYRYPNGINLSVDGKYLYIATLVPGELLIFERNDDNTIAEVKRITLGTGLDNIEVDKQTGELWIGCHPILHLLFGYNNPGGQQVLKLRLDSDSAPFDKINMRDVLMDDGSLVKGCTVASYYDNKLLVGTVLDNLTYCEIEATWEI